In the Periophthalmus magnuspinnatus isolate fPerMag1 chromosome 11, fPerMag1.2.pri, whole genome shotgun sequence genome, GCGGTCACATGGTTTTCCGAGCGCCTCTTGGCCTCCATATCAGCGCTGTGCCGGCTCTTCTTCCTCAGGTCCACAGAGGCGTACTCCACCCCCGTGCACAGGGGCCCCCGCTCAGGAGTGCAGGGGCTGGGGTGTCCGTTGAGGAGAAGGTtggtggggggaggggggtgcgggggttcgtcccgggtcAAATGAGTTGTACCATTGGGGATTCCCAGCTGAAGGGGAGGCTCTTTGAGTTCTTTGACCGTTTCGTAAAGTGAGTCCTCCACACTGACGTCTCTGGAGGTGGGCGCTATCTCCTTCACAACCTGAGAGCAAGATAGAAAATGATCACTCTATCATGTTTACCTGTACCATCGTGTCTGCTGCAGTTTCTGTCTATGTGGGTTATTTCTGGATACTTTACAGTTATTTAACATGGAGTCTAACTTTATTTTTCTTAGTTTAAATCTAGTTTAGTCAATAAATATACTTTATCTAAGGAAGGTAAAATGAGAGACCTAAAAGAATGAAAAGATATTACttgaaaaatacataaagttGACAGCTGGGGCAGTATCTCACTGAAATACACAGCGCATATTTTATTTCTCAAAGTGAACCAATATACCACCTTTCCTCAATAAactaattgattttttttcttccacccAGTAATTCCAGAGGCCTACAGTAAATTAAGTAATCCACTTAAATACAGTGCTGTGCAGATGTGCTGATGTGGGCATCGGGGCTGACCTCATAGGTGCTGTCCCCAGAGGCCGGAGGTCCATCCCTGATAAGGGCACTGGTGGGAGGGATACTGGGTAGCTCCCGGTCCTGGGGACACTTGGAGGACctgagctctgattggctggagaGCAGTTCCTCTGAGGGCTGGGGACTAAGATCCTGTGTGTctgtcagaactgaaggagAAAGGAATATATGGTTATTATGGGCAAGAGAGGTTTTAAGAGAGTACTGTTTAATTCAGTCCATTGCTTCATAAGGCTGCATTTGCAGTTTGCACTGGTCaggcataacattatgaccacacgGCTATAGGCAGAACCACTTTTTTACCACAACTTTGCTCATGTAAAACTCAATCCTTATCTTTAATAAATTGTCTGGCTTCTAACATTGACTCTGAAACAACATTTGCAATTTCCTGACAGTCCAATATATTCAGTCCACATTATTCTGTCACCCTCAACAGGTGAGAGAATAATGTGTTCACTCCATCTGACCAAGGTCATCATGTTATGCctgatttgtgtaaatatttttcTAAATAGGCAAAAACATCTCCCAAACCTTGCAGCCTTATGAACAGTGTCACTCAGAGCACTCACTTGTACCGCTTGTTAGAGGTCCATTGTGTGAGCTGCTGACCCCTATGTCTGTGGCTGGACTGTCTGCTGATTGGCTGATAGTGTCCCGCTCTGACACCTGCAACAGAGTACACAAAGAATGGCTTTttcagttatatttttgtttccagtttcacaGTTGCTTCTGTACCTTTCTTCCTATTCCTTCCTTTGATATTGGTCTCTATGTTCATCTCATTATAGTGTGTATTATGCTTTTAAACTTTGGGTAATTTTACTTCTAGCACAAGAAATCCTTGATTTCATCAGTTTCCATAAAAACTACTGTAGTTTATTTCTATGCTGGTAGGTATGGAGGTAAAGAAATATAAAACCTGCAAATAACATATAGTTGGTATATCATAAAATATAGTCACATTATGTCTGTATGTCTCCACTCCCCTCGGTAAAGACATGATAATCAAGTTAAAGACCTCTTTGTTCAAGACAGGACTGTTGTTTTTCTCCTGAGAATGGTCAGTTAGCACCGAAACAGCagctccacacctccacctaGTGGCCACTTCTGCTCATGTCTTTCATAATCAGTGATGTAATCTTTTAACTATTTTGtaaccttttcttttttaaggaGAGATTATGCAAAACATAAATCTGATAAAAATAACTCACTTACACAATAAGTTATGCTAAGCTCTATAATAGATATGATTTGTTCTTTTATTGTTGTTACATGAACATAGCAGCGACTGTGAAATACATTAGGGGTCAATATTCCCATCCACAAAGACAAAACCCCCATTTAACCTGTCAACCTGTGACACTgtccatcttttgaatgggccAGTCCTGCTACTGTCCGAACACCTTTGAATCGCCCCAGTGCTAAAAGGTTACAAGAAACTATCCATCACACTCTATGAGGCTGTGAGGACTCTGCAGTGAGGAAGGCGCAGACACAGATAGTGCCTGAAAGGTCCTTATTTGTCACACTTAAATGTTGCTTTATAACTGAAGAATTTGTATTATAGCAGTTTATAATTGCAAGAGGAGGCCTTGAGTTTACAGCAGTATGGAAAAAGAGGAGGTACAGTGTTTGTGAATAGACACTGTAAATTATGTTCAGTCCCAAGCTGAAATAACTGGATTGAAAGTAATGTCTGAAAAATACCAGATCAATATGTAAATCACTACTCTCTCTGAGACTGAGACCatctcaaaaaacaaaagttcaACAAAGAAAAATCTAGTATTATATTGTCCAATGATGCCATGGGGTATAGGAAGTTCATAgtaggttttgtttttcagtaacTTACTCCCCCATTCACAAGGTTTTCCTGGTCCCCCACGGAATGGCCTGAGACTGTTTTCTTCTGCCtaaaagacaaaagagaaaACACCAGCAGCGTTATCAGCCACAAATATATGGCCAAAATATCACAGAACTTgaacacaaacattttcaaCCAGTATTTGATATTAGAAAACACTGCTACTGTTCTTTATCAGTATCATATTAATGAGAAAGGATGGTCATTTTGGCTAGATCGTATACATTTAATCTTACAGTTAAAATATCAATGAcatttaatctgtttttgtattattttatccaCTATCCCTGTAGCACttagtttttttaatgtgtgttatataaagttgcagttgtagtagaAATGTTAATGCACTTGTGCTGCAACTGTCTGATTTCAATCTAAAGGCTATTTCTTTCTAAATTTGGACAGTAAATACCTTTGAGGGCTTTAAATGTTCAAAGCCTTAAATGTAGCATAGCAGTAGCATAACAAATGTTCTTTTATTTGCTAAATCAGTGACACGTGACACTTGTAGTTGGGATATGACTCATCGGACACTGATGCCCACTGTCACCACACCTATTTACTCTAACCACTCTTTTGTGGCCTCTCAGGTTCTGGAATATTTTCACCAGTGCCACATAGACCATTTCCTTCAGTAGAAGATCATATTCAGACATAATGCCAGGAAACATACGAGCTGCTCTCCAGGCTATTCAAACTTTTCAAAGGCTTTTCCCAGAAATAGAGACCAGAGGTTACAATAACTCACCACCACTACTATATACTACACTATACGCATAATAACAtgtgcacacaaacacagtaaaaggataatttgtgtttttttgcatggTGGTTACTGATGATTTGATAATAGGGgtcaaaatgcaaaatttgaattaaGTGTACTATTACAAGGATTCAACTAAAAGTACAAACAAGTCTATTATTCCAAGTTGAGGATGCAACACACTTTCCTATGAACATGATTTGCCAGCAAACAATTAGCTGGTTACTAATCCTTATGTAATGCTAAGTTTACAGTGTGGGCGTTCCCAGTGGGATGACTATCTCACCCTTGGCAGCTGGCACAGAGCAGCAACAGCACAGACACCAGCAGTAGAACGGTGAGTCCGCTGAGGGTACAGACCAGGACGATCTGCTCACTGCCCACCAGGACCCCCACTCCACTGGCCACCGCCGCCCCAGAGCCCACCACTCCCGCCTCGGGCCCCCACCACACCCCACTCAGCACCGGAGCCATGGAGATCACACTGAGGAGGGGCCGGACATCGGAGGAGTGAGGGCTGCTATAGCGCACaaggaaaaagaagaaacatGATATTGTGTTGTGCAAATttgtgtgaaaaatgtattctaataaaaataacaagtgCATTAACTTAACTATAtccaaatattttttatgtattttaacgataactgtttttttttttcgttaaAACAATCAgtatacaaaaatatttacatttgttttatttgaaatttcagaaaatataaaaacatgttgtcCTTCAAATAGGTGAAATATTAACACAACACTGAGTCATTTGCCTTGACACAGCTGTGGTGCAAAGACAAACACACATTAGccaacaaaaactaaattagTGTTGTTATTATGGGAGATTCAACACTGATAAAGTACATCTGTCCAGTAAGGTCAACCTTAATTTACCCTTCAACCTTTATCTCCTCACAAACTCAAAAACAATCCCATAGAATACTGTAGCGTTCCCTAACCAGCTCCGTGCAGCAGGTGTCAGTGTGGAGCAACAAGCGGCGCAGTGCAGTGTCTAGTCTGCTGCAGGGACCCCGCAGCATAAGCACTCCCCTCACGTCTCTGCTTCAACACAAACTTTTCAGCCTTTCACTACAAAATTGATCGCTCTCCTGATGTTATCTACTTTTATTTACAGGTTGGGTGAGTGACACTCGGAGAGGCAGCATGGAGGCGTTTCAGAAAGCTCCTACAAACTTTATATAAAATCCACCAGCTGTAAGCAAGGGCATTTGGACATCTTTTCCAAGCAGACAGAATAACAATACTGCAATGCCTGGGTTATGTAACAGTAATTTTGCCTGCATTTTTTAgtaggtgagagagagagaactcaTCAATCAATTGTGAACTTCAAACGTAAAGGTCACAAACTGGTGGTTTGTACCATTGGCAATATGACGCATGATATATGAGTCTAAGAGATACAAGGCTGTTAATACGTCCAGTCAGATAAGTGCGGCAGTATGTTATAAAAAAGTATTCAAATACATGGACTGTTTACATTGTTTTGAGTTCGCAGCTTTAACAAAGTGCTATGAGGTCCTAATGATAGTATTCACCCCATAACTAGAATGCCTGATTTGGTAATTTGTTTACATTGGTGCTGATATCAATCCACTAgagcaaacaaagcaaaaaaaagaatGTGCCGATGACATGTTAACTCATCTTCCTCTGTCTAGTCTAATGAGCCATTCTGGGAGCCATGTTTGCACACAGCAGAAGTGTCTCTTGTCCAAAAACAGTGAAAACCCTCCTTGGTGCCTCGTTGCTGGGCTATGTTGATGTGACTTGGGAGTGTGGGAGCCCTCCTCAAGTTTCACAAGCACCTTGAGCCAAATTCAACTTCCTCTTCTTCAAAGGACACAGTGGAATTCCTAGACTCCTGATTGTGCTTCCCTGCCCGGATATAAAACACCGGTGTTGCTATGGGTCTGTGGGAAGAGAACGTAGCCTTACCTTGACACCTCAGACGATGATTAGTGGGGTCGGCCTCGCCTGGAAGAGAGCAGATAAAAATGAAGAGGTGGGATTAGAACTGTGCGGAGACGGGACGCAGTGCTGAATTGAATATGATTCTGGGATGGTGGCACAGGTGGGAGGTCTGTGAGGGGATtgttattttcaaaaacagcaTGATAAAATACACGGCAGAAAGCGACCTGATGTCCAGCCAACATTACACCGAGACACCAGGCCtggattatttatgtattgacTATGAGTTGATACTGATTATAAAAGATGACTTCCTCCTTTTTCTCAAAGGCTAGCTGTTCTAGGTCTTATTTAGTCAAACTTTAACTCTACTTATTCAAAACCAGAACCAAGGTACAGCCAACGGGTTCACTCACACAACTGCATACTCACTACAAGAATATTGTGACTAAACAGAGACttaacctggaactaaaccaggactaaatcaggccaAACCTtcttcaggactaaaccagggtaaGTGTGAATGCATCCATAGTTACTGCTTTTGGTACAGTTAATCCAGACCAAGTATAGCCCTGCAGTTCTTCTTAACTTGGTTCTCTTGGCATGTAGTTTGGTCCTACTTCCCACTGCTTTTTAGTCTTTTATTTTAGCCCTgggtctggtttagttcagtcctggtttggatttAGTGGTATAGCTCCAATCCAGACCCAGTAGCCTATAGATGTGCCGTTCCACCGTGCAAGCTCTTAGTTCCTAGTTTGTCCTTCTGATTTAGCCCTATTCTAGTGTACTTCTGGTTAAGATGATACTCAAACATGGTACGCCAGTGATTCATCGTGTAGCATATGTATTGACTAGATTTCATAACATAACTCAAACTGTTTCCGCCCAGGTCTCTCCGTCAGTCGCCTGAGAGCCAGTGTCTCTTTTGGCACTTAAACCGGAATAATTACCGGCTGCCACCACACTGTGTCACCATAGCAACCTACTCTTTTAGCCATCACATCTATTTATGGTGGGGACACAACATCCACAGCAAACAACATCCAATTGTGCATAATGAGAAATTAACCACAAATAATTAACAGCGAAACATTGAGTGCTTGTCCACATCTGAGGCCTTTCAAGATATTCGCCTTCTTAAACGATGACCATGCAACAAGTGATGCTGATGCACAATTATTTAGGCTTATTTTAGACTACTGATCCCTAATGATGCAAAATGATGATCAAACCAGTAATTTTCTAGCTAAGGGCGAATTCTCTGTCAACTGAgccaaaatgttctgttctaaTCTTATGGAGTCCATTGATAGTTAAAGTCCTATATGACGCAGAATTGACTCTTCATAAGCCATGTTGGTCTGttacctaatcaaaaacatgcctggagttgtgttttgttccactaCATCAACATcgccaaagcccaaaatgctctgttctgaaGCAGTAgtattcaagttaacagctactttttacattttgtttaatacagatCGGCAACTAGCTGAAataattcaaatgattctagtgaagcttcatgggctttaaaaacacagcgggggcacttcctgtattacacatgacatcacaaggtggaacagattgttttttgtgtgaaagaagagctcagcctaaatctgcagggttaatgtgttaaacatgtgtgaaccaaataaaacacaactccaggaatgtttgtgatgaggaaagattataacatagaccagagaATAGAGTAATACGATTTAACCTCACATTAACCCTTTAAAGACTGagtacattatagaccattatatctcacctagacatttttttctttttttagccataaaaatcatgttaaaggaggtatcaacatgtacttttgctctttttcacacaactacctctattttacaaatccatcgTTATTTTTCCATGGATGCATCAAATAAGTCTGTAATAAGTAGCAATTAAGTAGTAATTAAGTAGCACCGAAAGCATAATACTAGCTAAAATAAGTTAAGGTTAAGTTACACTTTATTActcctgtagggaaatttgtcctctgcatttgacccatcctttaaagCTGCTGGGGCGACCTGTCAGATAGGAGGAGAAAACAGTGCTAGCCACTCTGCCATCTTATGGTAATGGATGATAGATTTGATTAATAGCACccataataaatatttcaagtTTCTGCAATACAATTAATCCCTCTCTTCCTACgaacacaaaaaacagtaaAGACCTCATTTGTACGTGCATGTAAACtttgacacacaaaaaaaagtacGTGTGAGGACACATATACCCATAATTCTTGTGAGGGCACTTGCATTCCTCTGCTTTACTAAACACCACATAACTTTGAGAAACTCCTTGCAGGCGGCTGGTATGTGATACAAGAACATAAGCCAAGGACTACAACCAGGCTGTCATTCCGCCTTAGCTGCTGCTTTAATGGGTCCAAATGAAAGAACGCAGAAACTTTGGACCAGAGACTTGGACTGAGGATTGTGTCTTGTGTTTCATGGAAAATAGCATAAAATGAAACTCaaaaagaatgtttttcaagacaGGGATCCTTGCTTCTTAACCAGCTGTGCACACAACCTAAGAATACAGACAGCATATTGGTGCAGGACCTTTGGAGATGCCCATTCTAGTAAAAGACAGTGAAGCGTAGACCATTTATTATGATCCAAAAGCAGTTTGTGTTTGGGAGCCATTTCAGCACCTCCATCTGCAGCGTCCTCTGTGCCCAATTCACAGAAACGACTTACACAGTTGACTGGTTATTTAAATTGAAGAAAACACAGAAAGTCACAAACAAGATACTTATGTGGAGGCGTTACTGTGCAAAAGTAATATAGATTCAGAAGTTCAGAAGGACATTTTATTCATGGTAAAAGGGACTGTCCTTGATAAAGTTATGTGTTGCTTTTTGAAATAAAGTGCTCTGACACATATCACATACATAccatttttattgcaaaaaaatcgTCAAGTTTAAGGTTAGCTATTATGTACATTATTGATCTGTACACTGAATAACTTTGTCAGTTTTCGTTGCCTTAGTAACTATGCTTAAAAGAACTTCAGAAATCAGTCTGCTAAATGAAAAGGAATATTTAAGAGCAAAAGCAAAactattaggcctgtcacgaggCAAGATAAACCCAGCGAACCCTTTTTTAAACAGACAGTATCATAAAAAGGAGTGAACAAGAACAAATAAATAGTAGAATGAACCAGTAATTAGCCTTAAGAGTGACTCATTCAaccgtctacagctcaaatcttatcgcatTGTACTAAAATAACAACACTCCtcatttttgcaaaaaaaaatctcccaaacacaataaatattgagctccAAACCatattgtttcagctttcatataccaaacgataagtcaatatggTAATCATCTTGACAGGCCgaaaaattattaataaatgtattatctTGTTGAAGAAATAGGACTCCACTGCATTCAGATTTCAAGTGTCTATGACCTTGCCTTGCTGGTTAGATTCGTAGTAGGGGGTGTAGGTCAATATCCATAACATCATGCAGCCCTTGTGATATATTTCTAGGTATCAACATGACCAATCAATACATCCATTCAAACAGCCACCTCTGGGCTACAGCTGACGGGAATGTGGGAAAAATACATCTTTTTGGTCTTTTTCGGGAACTTTTAAGGAGGATCGCCCATTCTTTGTAAAACCAATATGTCTCCATAAAGCCAAGAAAAACAATGGACATGGATCCGAGcccatcatgcacacaccactgaCCATCTTGTGTCCTGACCGCAGGCCATGTGGAGGGAAGGGGGGATGGGGCTggggtgaggaggaggctgCTGCcaacagagggaagaggggcaAGACTAAAGATGGAGAGAAACAATAGACTCTTTTAGTGTTGGAAAGAATATAGCAAGAATGGAGCTGTGTTCAAAGCAGGACacagaaattagcattagcatcaaaaCATTACAGGCTATGGATGTAGAGTGCAGACAGGGACATATCATGTAATTATTATGCAAGATTAATtcgattttttatgtttttatgttctaCATGTAGTTACAGCTTATAAATGTCTCAATTGAGGTTCAAGTAATGCAAAAGATGCTAAAGATGTAAATGATATTAACCAAAAGTGTAGAAATATTATACTGCAGGTTTGCCTATTTAAAGCTTATTGCCATTTTTGCaagtttttagtttatttatagaTAATATCTTAATTATAACATGACCACAAGTTCACTTTATATTttgtcacataaaaaaacatattatagCTTCTTTTACTAATTAAAACTGCTTTCCACACTCGGATACTGCTGAATGTaagaacataaataattaaaattgtattgatCATGAGGGAAGATAAACTACCCAGAAGAAAAAGTAGTTTGAGaaaattgtttttaatttcGTTCTCTCTGGAACAGAAGGACAACAGGGGTCATGAAGATAGGAGGTGCACAGTGATGCAGAGATATCCCTCGGGACACATTGACAGAGTAGGGCTGTAATTCCCTTCAGACTGCACCACGGGAGGGACCCAACCCAGACTCATAACAAATATCTAATAAACATCATAAACCTGAAAGGGAATAGGCCCTTCCACTGTATCCATTAATTAATCCGATTTAAATGTGCATGTCTGTGAATGCACGCCTCCACAGGCATAAAAACAGGTGCTTCAGTTCAAGAAACATAATCCCGGTTGCTATGGAAACCCCATCCGTGGCCCGGGTTAATGGTTTTGGTTTGACAAATTGATCTATTCTTTTCTAAATAGGGAAAGTATGACTGCATAATTTAGCGGGTCAGTTTGTTTGCTGCAGCTTTCTCAAACGACACATATTTTCATGTGTGTAGGATGGAGACATATAGGATTACTGCCAAGTATTAATATTGATTTCCCATTGGGCTGTGCAATAATAAACTGGGGAGATTACTAAACAGCTTGTACAGTGGAAGCCTGTTGTTACAGTATGGCTATTTGTTGTATGGCTAAATTCAGTAGGTTATGTTATGTAatggaatttaaaaataaaatgccttTGGGTCAAATTCATTCAGGGTTCATGACAAGAACATATTATTGATTaaccaccatagactgtataaagaagtggactaagggagtgtgacgttactcatagtgtttggctccagtcaaattaagttAATCGAGGCTAGAGGGGCGAATTTTGAACCAAGTTAAATATTTGGGATTCCAAATGCGATTATCAGAGCAACCGAAGAGTCAGTCCTGAGTGAACCTGTTGAAGTTGACACCCCTTCCTGCTCTCACTACTGctgaatcaaacctgtttctattGCTAGccggagcgacctcggggaaaaaaggcagctgatttgtctctttttaatgttcacatcttgatttacagacacaataccgcaataaaaatacaggatCAAGTAGAGGGGGtgaatatgaacattttgagaccaaaatgaccagccTGGCAGCAGCatttatagagagaggggaggcagttttctaatgtaaagtgaattggagccagagtcgatgaagccggaagcgcagtccatgctcacttcctatttggaacgagaTGTCCAACAGGTTAAATAATAGAAAACTGACATGCTTAACAAGGCTGACATGATTTGGGAAAATGGACGGCACTGGGGGGACATGGGGACCTCTGCTCTGTGCTCGACCTGTCCTGAGCACTGATTGGCTGCCTTGACCGTCTGTCAAACTGACTGTTCTCTATCTTTGGATGCTGGTTCTCTTTCTCGTCCATGTCATTGGTTGTTTTTGTTCCGCTTGCGTACGATTGGCCGCGTGTAAAAAGTGGgttttaaagcagcacagagagGAAAATACGATCTGACTACAGATCAAACAAAAATGCATCTTATACATAATTGATACTATTTTCTGTGAGCTCTGAATGAAATATAGATCACAAAAGGGCAGATGGACAGGAATAGAGACGTGCTGCAAAACAAAGTAAGTTTCTAACCTAGTAGACGTGACAACAACATGATAACAACAGCAGCATCTAAACGTTCAAATGAAGTTAGAAGTTTCCCAGTCACAACAAAGTAATAAATCCCAAGTATACTCCAAAACTCTTAAATGAGATTACAACTGAACCCAGAATCTAAGAAATGGTGATACTATTGTGAAGTATGAGATCTACAGGAAGCCGTAAGTGAAATCCAACTCTTACAAGACTACTATGCCGTCTACATGTGTCTTTGGTAGGTCTGGTTTAGCTCAGTTCATGTCCGCAGAGGCACCCCAGCCCCCCGCTAACCATAAACGCCAAAGCCCTCTGTCCCATCATTAATTCTGTGTAGCGCTTTGACCTTTTTCCAGCTCCACTGagactgttagcatgctagcccCAATATGTaaacatgagtgtgtgtgtgtgtgtgtgtgtgggggtgtgtgtgtgtgtgtgtgtgtgtgtgtgtgtgtgtgtgtgaaatcgTCAAGTACAATGCGCCTTAAGTTAATAGCATAGCAGCCCGTGGGAGAGGGGCACTTCCTGTCTTCCACGCTACATGTGACCCCAGCCTTTAAAATGGCCTGCAGATGTTTTTCCAAAAGAACCACAAGTCATCTGGAAACGACTGTAGTTAAA is a window encoding:
- the pag1 gene encoding phosphoprotein associated with glycosphingolipid-enriched microdomains 1: MAPVLSGVWWGPEAGVVGSGAAVASGVGVLVGSEQIVLVCTLSGLTVLLLVSVLLLLCASCQGQKKTVSGHSVGDQENLVNGGVSERDTISQSADSPATDIGVSSSHNGPLTSGTILTDTQDLSPQPSEELLSSQSELRSSKCPQDRELPSIPPTSALIRDGPPASGDSTYEVVKEIAPTSRDVSVEDSLYETVKELKEPPLQLGIPNGTTHLTRDEPPHPPPPTNLLLNGHPSPCTPERGPLCTGVEYASVDLRKKSRHSADMEAKRRSENHVTAPVQKEEEDLPPPVPEKVLDENDNQPVVVNGLMGAGQHNGELHSPLSPAPGFENHILPDNESAVYSTVNQSNGSINDDDKEHDYSSIAEIKGLVPASSSSDLYATVNDILPHQLHLEEDPVMDSNDPGYETIRIPKTSSSDDEHRGLMGAEGSEVTRPEPHYESVGELGLSREMSRL